From Anser cygnoides isolate HZ-2024a breed goose chromosome 31, Taihu_goose_T2T_genome, whole genome shotgun sequence:
cccccaatacctcaccccccccgcccccccctttttacctCTGCAACTTTGCTCAGCAGCCGCGACCCGATGCCCTtccctatggggggggggcaccgtaAATTGGGGGCCCCCCCTcgttgggggggggtccgggggggggtccccacctACCTCGGTGCGGGGGTCACGTAGAGGTCCTCCAGGTAGAGGCTGGGCCCCCCCGGGCACTGTGGGTGACGAAGAAGAGGCCGTACCCCACCAGGGCCCCCCTGCGGCCAGCGtcaggggggccggggggactgggggggggctgctgggggtcccgggggggatttgggggtcctgtggtttattgggggggctgggggggctattgggggtcccaagggggatttggggggtccgggggggtttCTGTGTCCCATGGTTtattggggggggctggggggcaattggggtcccaggggatttgggggacccgtggtttattggggggggggggggggggtattgggggtcccagggggatttggggggtctggggggtccggggggttcTGTGTCCCATGGTTTATtgggggcggctgggggggctATTGGGGGCCCCAAggtggatttgggggtcccatgGTttattggggggctgggggtattgggggtcccagggggatttgggggtcccatgGTTtattgggggggctgggggggtattgggggtcccagggggatttgggggacccgtggtttattggggggggctggggggctattgggggtcccaagggggatttggggtcctgtggtttattgggggggggctggggggtattgggggtcccagggggcatttgggggacctgtggtttattggggggggctggggggtactggggtcccaagggggatttggggggtctgggggggtcacgggggctTCTGTGTCCCATGGTTTattggggggggatgggggggccaattgggggtcccaggggggatttgggggtcccgtggtttattgggggggggctggggagggcagtggggatcccaagggggatttgggggtcccgtggtttattggggggttgggggtattgggggtcccaagggggatttgggggaccTGTggtttgtggggggggggctggggggtattgggggtcccaggggggatttgggggacccgtggtttattgggggggggggctggggggctattgggggtcccaagggggatttggggggtctgggggtcgggggggtttcTGTGTCCCATGGTttattggggggctggggggggtattgggggtcccaggggggatttgggggtcccgtggtttattggggggggttggggggcaattggggatcccaagggggatttgggggaccCTTGGTTtattgggggggctggggggtattgggggtcctggggggtattgggggtcccgtggtttattggggggggctgggggggctattgggggtcccaggggggatttgggggacccgtggtttattggggggggctggggggggtattgggggtcccaagggggatttggggggtctggggggtccggggggttcTGTGTCCCATGGTTtattgggggggctggggggctattgggggtcccaggggggatttgggggtcccatgGTTtattgggggggctggggggtattgggggtcccagggggatttgggggacccgtggtttattggggggggggctgggggggggtattgggggtcccaagggggatttgaggggtctgggggggtccgggAGGGGGGTTCTGTGTCCCATGGTTtattgggggggctgggggggcaattggggatcccaagggggatttgggggtcccgtggtttattgggggggggggggggtattgggggtcccagggggatttgggggtctgggggtccgggggggtttCTGTGTCCCATGGTTtactgggggggctggggggctattgggggtcccagggggatttgggggacccgtggtttattggggggggctgggggggggtattgggggtcccgtggtttattgggggggtccgagggggattttgggggtcctggggggattttggggtcccggggcaCCTtcggggggggatttggggtcccggggggcggggggctgaaggggggggggcatcgATGTGCTGGGGGTccggggggattttgggggggggtccggggggatttttttggggggggggtccgggggggtccccatctCTCACCGGGGGCTTCGGCCACCAGGCAGCGGAACAGGGGGGCTCCGAGAAGCCGCCGGCAAGgagctctggggggggggtaaaaagtTGGGGGGGGCTTTTATATGGGGGGTcctttatttggggggggtcctttatttgggggggtcccggggggggtcccgctcACCCTCCTCCCCGATCTCCACCTGCTCCGGCATCGCCTCGAACTCCGCCAGCTCCTGGAAGGGGGGGGCAAAGTtgggggggcttttttggggggggggggctttttgggtGTCCCCCCTTTTTTGGGtgtcccattttttttttggggggggggtccctctTTTCTCGGGGGTGTCctcctttttttggggggggttccccTTTTCGGGGGGGACTCccttctttttgggggggggtccctctttttgggggggtccctctcttgggggggtccctctctttgggggggtcccttttttgggggggggggccctatCGGTGGGGTGGGTCCCcttttggtgggggggggtcccttttttGGGAGGctattccccctttttgggggggtcccctgttttggggggggtgtcccttttggggggtcccttttttggggggggtcccttttttttggggggggtcccgttttttggggggggggccttatCGGTGGGGTGGGTCCCCttttggtggggggggtccctttttgGGAGGctattccccctttttgggggggtcccctgttttgggggggggtgtcccttttggggggtcccttttggggggggtcccttttgggggggtccctttttTTGGGAGGctattccccctttttgggggggtcccctgttttgggggggggtgtcccttttggggggggtgtccctttttttgggggggggtccctttttttggggggggtcccttttttTGGGAGGctattccccctttttggggggggtcccctgttttgggggggggtgtcccttTTGGGGGtgtcccttttggggggggtcccttttgggggggtccccttttttttgggggggtcccgttttttggggggggggccctatCGGTGGGGTGGGTCCCCTTTTggtgggggggtcccttttTGGGAGGctattccccctttttggggggggtcccctgttttgggggggggtcccttttggggggtgtccctttttttggggggggtcccttttttttggggggtcccgtttttttggggggggccctATCGGTGGGGTGGGTCCCCTTTTggtgggggggtcccttttTGGGAGGctattccccctttttggggggggtcccctgttttggggggggtgtcccttttgggggggggtcccttttggggggggtccctttttttgggggggggggtcccgttttttggggggggggccctatCGGTGGGGTGGGTCCCCttttggtggggggggtcccttttttGGGAGGctattccccctttttgggggggtcccctgttttgggggggtgtcccttttggggggggtcccttttttttttgggggggtccctttggggggggtcccttttttttggggggggggtcccgtaCCCGGATGAGCGCCAGGAGCTGGGCGCAGTCGGCGGGGCCGCAGGGCCGGATCCTGCAGGGCTCCATGGTGCCGgacgcgcccccccccgcgcccccccgggcAAAGTTTTCCCTTCCCGGCGTGCACCGGGGCAaggggggggtaacgggggggggagggagggagggaggggtgaCACCGCCCCCACCCTCCCGGGAACCCAATGGGatcccaatgccccccccccccgggaaacaattcccccccccatgacaccccaaagccccccccccagcacccccaatccccccagcaccccccaatgcccccccccagacctcaatcccccccccaggacccccaatgcccacccaggaccccccaatgccccccccggACCCAATTCCCCCCTCggaccccaagcccccccccagcacccccaatcccccccaatcccccccaagACCTCAATTCCACCCCTAGgacccccaatgccccccaccccaaagcccccccgacaccccaatcccccccctcggaccccaaggcccccccccagcacccccaatcccccccagcaccccccaatgcccccccagaCCTCAAttcccccccaggacccccaatgcccacccaggaccccccaatgcccccccggacccaatttcccccccccaaggcgccccaaagccccccccccgacaccccaatccccccgggaccccaagcccccccacatccccaatcccccccccaatgcccccccccccaagacctcAATTCCACCCCTAGGACCCCCCAATCACCCCCAAGgtgccccaaagcccccccgacaccccaatcccccccctcagaccccaaggccccccccagcacccccaatccccccgacaccccaaggcccccccagacctcaatcccccccccaggacccccaatgcccacccaggaccccccaatcctccccccggacccaatttccccccccaagGCACCTCAATCCCCCCCCTCGGACCCCAAGGCCCCCCCGCACtcccaatccccccccagcaccccccaatgccccccccagacctcaattccccccccaggacccccaatgCCCACCCAGGACCCCCAATCCTCCCCCCGGACCCAATTCCCCCCCCAAGgcgcccccaagccccccccccgacaccccactccccccctcggaccccaaggcccccccagcacccccaatcccccccccaatgccccccccaagaCCTCAATTCCACCCCTAggaccccccaatccccccaaggcgccccaaagcccccccccccgacaccccaatccccccccagacctcaattccccccagcacccccaatccccccccgacaccccaaggcccccccagACCTCAAtttcccccccaggacccccaatccccccctcggaccccaaggcccccccgcactcccaatcccccccccccagcaccccccaatgccccccccccagacctcaattccccccccaggacccccaatgCCCACCCAggaccccaatccccccccggacccaatttcccccccccaaggcaccccaatccccccctcggaccccaaggccccccccagcacccccaatccccccccgacaccccaaggcccccccagACCTCAAttcccccccaggacccccaatgcccacccaggaccccccaatgccccccccggacccaatttcccccccaaggcgccccaaagcccccccgacACCCCAATCCCCCCTCGgaccccaaggcccccccccgcacccccaatcccccccctcggaccccaaggcccccccccagcacccccaatcccccccgacaccccaaggcccccccccagacctcaatccccccccccaggacccccaatgcccacccaggaccccccaatgcccccccccggacccaATTCCCCCCCAAGgcgcccccaagcccccccccgacaccccactcccccccctcggaccccaaggcccccccccagcacccccaatccccccccaatgcccccccaagACCTCAATTCCACCCCTAGgaccccccaatgcccccccccccaccccaaagcccccccccacaccccaatccccccccctcggaccccaaggccccccccccccccagcacccccaaccccccccggacccccccaaacACGCAGGCCGTGCCCCGACGCTGCTTTATTTCGTtaaggggggggtcccggtccGGGGGGGTCGGTCACGGCGGGGGGCCCCGGCCAGGACtgccatggcgggggggggcacgtgcCACACGGCccagccgccgccgcgggcGGTGACGTCGGTGGCCCCCAGGTGGGTGAGgagcccccagggccccccggcccccccggcgccaGCACCcgcagctgggagcagccgtGGGCCAGCGccacctgcgggggggggggggcaagggtgatggggggggggggcgggggggggggggcagggggcaaggggggggggcagggggggggggggggcaagggtgatggggggcagggggcaagggggggcagggggggggggggggcacccaggtgttgggggggggcacagggggtaatgggggcaggaaatgggggggcacaggggacaagggggggtAGGTGAcaaggggggggcacccaggtgttggggggcacccaggttttgggggggcacaggggggcagGTGAcaggggggggcacccaggtttttggggggggggggcacagggggcgggggggcaggtggcaagggggggcagggggcgggggggggcaagggtgatggggggcagggggcgggggggggggcagggggcaagggggggcacccaggttttggggggggcacccaggtttttgggggggggcacagggggtaatggggggcaggaaatgggggggcacagggggcaatggggggcacaggggacaagGGGGGTAGGTGACaagggggggcacccaggtgttgggggggcacagggggcaatgggggcacaggggacaatggggggcaggaaatgggggggcacaggggacaaggggggcAGCCAggtgttggggggggcacagggggcaattggggggcaggggacaagggggggcaggaaatgggggggtcccaagtaattgggggggcaccccagtgttggggggggcacagggggacaatggggggggcacaggggcaaTGGGGcaggaaatggggggggcacaggggacaagGGGGGTAGGTgacaaagggggggggcacccaggtgttgggggggcacccaggttttggggggcacaggggggcagGTGAcaaggggggggcacccaggttttgggggggggggcacagggggcaatgggggggcaGGTGGcaaggggggggcagggggcaaggggggggcaAGGGTgatggggggcagggggcaaggggggggcagggggcaagggggggcacccaggttttttgggggggggcacagggggtaatggggggcaggaaatgggggggcacagggggcaatgggggggcacaggggacaagGGGGGTAGGTGACaaaggggggggcacccaggtgttgggggggcacccaggtttttgggggggggcacagagggtAATGGGGGGCAGGTGAcaaggggggggcacccaggtgttgggggggcacagggggcaattgggggggcaggggacaatgggggggcaggaaatgggggggcacagggggcagtgggggggcacaggggacaagggggggcAGGAaatggggggcacaggggacaagggggggcagccaggtgttgggggggggcacagggggcaattgggggggcaggggacaagggggcaggaaatgggggggtcccaagtaattgggggggggaaccccagtgttgggggggcacagggggacaaggggggggcacaggggacaaggggggcacaggggacaatggggggggcaggaaatggggggcacaggggacaagggggggcacaggggacaagggggggcaggggacacgggggggggggcaggaaatgggggggggtcccaagtaattggggggggggggcacccagatgacaaggggggcaggaaatgggggggggggcaggtcattggggggggcacccaggtgatAAGGGGGGTAGGAAATGGGGGGGTGCAGGTAatgtgggggggtcccaggtaattttttgggggggggggttccagGTAATTGTGGGGGGTCCCaggtaatttgggggggggatcccaggtaatttggggggtcccaggtaatttggggggggggtcccaggtaatttggggggagggggctgccgtCACCTTGGCCGCGTTCTCCACCAGCGCCCGCCCGATGCCTCTGCCTGCAAAAGGGGGAgacggggggggtcccggggggggtcccgggggggtcccggggggtcagtggggtccacacggggctgggggggggcttgagggggggggggttgggggagggggcgtgatgggatgggggggtgcTGCATGGGGtgtggttgggggggggggggctgggggggggtcctggggggggtggggcggggggctgtgggggggggggggggtcggggggggggtcgggggggggggtcgggggggggccgtACCGCGGTGGGGGGCTCCACGTAGAGCTCCTCCCCGTAGAGCACGCGCGCCCGTCCAGGTGCAGTAGGAGAAGTGGTGCAGGAACACCCCCACGGcgcggcctggggggggggggggggcacccccggtcacccccccacgaccccccagtcacccccaagacccccccagacccccagagccccccccccccccccgcatccccCATCACCCCCTGGAGCTCCCCaatcccccaggacccccaaaactgcccccccccagaccctcagcaccccccaggacccccagcgctccccccagaccccactggccccccgaccccccggaccccccagacccccccccccccagacccctccagcatccccccatcaccccctggagccccccaatcccccaggacccccaaaactgccccccccagaccctcagcacccccccaggacccccagcgcccccccaggaccccactgaccccccaagacccccagagacccccccccggaccccccagaccccccagcatccccccatcaccccctggagccccccaatcccccaggacccccaaaactgccccccccagaccctcagcacccccaggacccccagcgctccccccagaccccactggcccccccgacccccccccggacccccccagacccccccccagacccctccagcatccccccatcaccccctggagccccccaatccccccaggacccccaaaactgccccccccagaccctcagcacccccccaggacccccagcgccccccaggaccccactgacccccccaagacccccagagacccccccggacccccccagacccccccccagacccctccagcatccccccatcaccccctgcagccccccaatccccccaagacccccaaaactgccccccccccgaccctcagcaccccccaggacccccagcgccccccagaccccactgaaccccccaggacccccagcgccccccaggaccccactgacccccccccaaggcccccagagacccccccggaacccccccagacccccccccagacccctccagcatccccccatcaccccctggagccccccaatcccccaggacccccaaaactgcccccccagaccctcagcaccccccaggacccccagcgccccccccaggaccccactgacccccccaaggcccccagagaccccccggaaccccccagaccccccccagacccctccagcatccccccatcaccccctgGAGCTCCCCagtcccccgggacccccaaaactgccccccccccgacccctcagcacctccccaggacccccagcgccccccccccagaccccactgacccccccccaagacccccagagaccccccccaggacccccccagacccccccagcatccccccatcaccccctggagccccccaatccccccaggacccccaaaactgcccccccagaccctcagcacccccccaggacccccagcgcccccccccccagaccccactgacccccccaagacccccagtgccccccggacccccggacccccccttTACCCTCCTCGCCGGCCGCTTCGGCCACCAAACACCCGAATTTGGGGCGCGGCCCGAACCCGTCGGCCaggagccctgggggggggggggcacagccgtCATTGGGGCCCCCCCCATTTGTCACCGGGACCCCCCGGactcagggacccccccccctcccgccagCGGGGACCCCTCACTTTCGGGCGTCGTCTTCACGGCATCGGGGTCCCCCAAAAGCTTCGCTGCCTCCTGGcgatggagggggggggggccaacacctgccccccccccccccccaaaaaaaaaaatccacccgGGACACCCAAAACACGCAGGGGAACCCCAAAATGCACCCGGGAGCCCCCAAAAgtacctgggaccccccccgaaaGCCCCTTGGGACCCCCAAAAGAATCCAGGACCCCCCATAAATACTTcggaccccccccaaagaaaTTGGGCCCCCCAAATGACttgagacccccccccgaaaaaaaggGGACCCCCAatcccttgggaccccccagagtcccttgggaccccccaaagccccttgggaccccccaaaagccccttgGGCCCCCCCAAAAGaacccgggacccccccccaaagtcccttgagacccccccaaataacccgggaccccccccgtaAAAAAGGGGACCCCCCAAtcctttgggaccccccaaagccccttgggaccccccaatcccttgggacccccccaaaagccccttgggaccccccaaagccccttgggaccccccaaaagaacccgggaccccccccccaaagtcccttgagacccccccccaaataacctgggaccccccccccggaaaaaatgggacccccccccaatcccttgGAACCCCCCAGAgtcccttgggacccccccaaagccccttgGGACCCTCCAAAAGAACCCAGTACCCCCATAAATacttgggaccccccaaacGACTTGAGACCCCCCCCCGTAAAAAAGGCCCCCCCCAATaccttgggacccccccaagtccccttgggacccccccaaagccccttgggaccccccaatcccttgggaccccccaaaagccccttgGGACCCCCTAAAGTCCCCTGGGACTCCCCCAAAAGaacccgggacccccccaagtcccttgagacccccccaaataacctgggacccccccggaaAAAATGGGACCCCCCAatcccttgggaccccccagagTCCCTTTggacccccccaaagccccttgGGGCCCCTCCCAAAGAACCCGGGACCCCCATAAAtacttgggacccccccaaacgACTTGAGACCCCCCCCGTAAAAAAGGGGCCCCCCCCAatcccttgggaccccccagagccccttgggaccccccaagtcccctgggaccccccaaaagacccttgggaccccccaaaagccccttgGGACCCCCTAAAGTCCCCTGGGACTCCCCCAAAAGaacccgggaccccccccaaagtcccctgggaccccccaaataaCCTGGGACCCCCGGAAaaaatgggaccccccccaatcccttGGGACCCTCCCAGAgtcccttgggaccccccaagtcccctgggaccccccaaaagccccttgggaccccccaaagccccttgGGGCCCCTCCCAAAGAACCCGGGACCCCCCATAAATacttgggaccccccaaatgACTTGAGACCCCCCCGAAAAAAAGGGGACCTCCCCAATCCCTTGGGACCCACCCAAAGacccttgggaccccccaagtcccctgggacccccaaagtCCCCTTGGGCCCCCCAAAGAACCCGGGACCCCCCCTGAAgtcccctgggaccccccccaaataacctgggacccccccccccccaaaaaaaacccgccccccccccgggcccccacCGTGACGAGCCGGCTGACGTCCGGCGCGTGCCGGCGCCCCCGGGCGCGCACCCGGTAGCTCATCGCGCCGCGGGGGCGCGCGGGGCGCGGCGCCTTtaagaacccccccccccgggggcgggggcgggggggcgtgACCCCGCCCCTCGCCACGTGACACCCCCCCCACaactccccctccccccagacacgtgggacccccccccggccccctgccccccccccccagcacctgggaccccccccccaaaaccgcccccccaccccacctgggccccccccattttttgcccccccaaccccccaattgcccccccatacacctgggacccccccaaatatttGCCCCCCCCTCgaccccccaattgccccccaccccattgtGCCCCCCCATacacctgggaccccccccaattattccc
This genomic window contains:
- the LOC136787789 gene encoding thialysine N-epsilon-acetyltransferase-like; its protein translation is MSYRVRARGRRHAPDVSRLVTEAAKLLGDPDAVKTTPERLLADGFGPRPKFGCLVAEAAGEEGRAVGVFLHHFSYCTWTGARALRGGALRGAPHRGRGIGRALVENAAKVALAHGCSQLRVLAPGGPGGPGGSSPTWGPPTSPPAAAAGPCGTCPPPPWQSWPGPPAVTDPPGPGPPP